DNA from Candidatus Methylomirabilota bacterium:
TCGACAACGGCCGCCGGCACATCGGTCAGACCATCGATGTGTGTGTCACCTCGGTGCTCCAAACAACGGCGGGGCGGATGATTTTTTCCCGGCTCAAGGAAGAGGCCGAAGCTGCGTGACGTTGGAGTCCCCTGGTATCCGGCGTGAGTGATCGGCACGGGACGGGGTTTTATTTAAAGGTAGGTCGCAGAGCAGCTTATGAGCGTGACGGCGATCGTGCCGGCCGCGGGCCTTGGCCGTCGAGTGGGAGGAGACGTCCCCAAGCAGTTCCGCCTCCTCAGAGGGATGCCCATCCTGACTCGGACCCTGCTGAACCTGACCACCTCGGGCCTCGTAGACAGGCTGATCTTGGTGGTGCCGCCTGGGACCGAGGACTGGTGCCAGAAAGAAATTATCACCCCCTATTCCCTTCCTCCCGTCATCGAAATTATCCCCGGAGGAGCCGAGCGGCAGGAGTCGGTCTTCCTGGGTCTGCAGAGGGCGACGGTGGGTACGGAACTCGTGGCGATCCATGACGCCGTTCGCCCGTTTATTTCATCCGATCTCCTTCGTCGGACCATCGAAGCAGCCCGGAGCTTTCGGGCAGCCGTGGCGGCGGTTCGGGCCACAGAGACGGTCAAAGTGGTGGAGAGCGGCTTCATTCAGCAGACCCCGTTCCGAGACCACCTCTGGATCGCCCAGACCCCTCAAATCTTTCAGCGAGATCTCATCCAGGAGGGGGTGCGCCGAGCCGTGGCTGATGGGATTCATGGGACCGATGACGCCATGCTGGTAGAACGGCTCGGGGTCCCAG
Protein-coding regions in this window:
- the ispD gene encoding 2-C-methyl-D-erythritol 4-phosphate cytidylyltransferase, giving the protein MSVTAIVPAAGLGRRVGGDVPKQFRLLRGMPILTRTLLNLTTSGLVDRLILVVPPGTEDWCQKEIITPYSLPPVIEIIPGGAERQESVFLGLQRATVGTELVAIHDAVRPFISSDLLRRTIEAARSFRAAVAAVRATETVKVVESGFIQQTPFRDHLWIAQTPQIFQRDLIQEGVRRAVADGIHGTDDAMLVERLGVPVKVVVSYPENIKITTTEDLERAEQILSRWEDAGCGSASVTTSIPSSPDAL